One stretch of Enoplosus armatus isolate fEnoArm2 chromosome 1, fEnoArm2.hap1, whole genome shotgun sequence DNA includes these proteins:
- the wdr76 gene encoding WD repeat-containing protein 76: MATRRTKREAVLKLEILEMTPVDPEGPVRRSSRNALAPKRLQYSPEGSTDKTLKKKRKTNTLDDKKDFKEEEEEEEEDVENGDVDRTSGGHGGLSAYELERLENIRQNQAFLSSIKLLQATEELKQLTRPKPSQRGLMRSQAAVKEVLPARKSLRLQNKEAELLTLPPEPRGVLNYDRSSPSKKPPGPLLMDPINMEEGSKLPSQLLELCSEDSKEERKMELDLKEYRSTLKNLRITEDRVAKVVKDRIFSAAFHPCTSSLLVAAGDKWGKVGLWNLGGDWDCDGVLLFEPHTRPVACMAFSTAHPTQLLSLSYDGSLRCMDVEKAVFDDVYDVEDGLKTFDFLSHDCSTLVVGAWYGEVAIVDRRTPGNSYESLHSLDPKSLRCVSVHPLQKQYFAVAESKVVSIYDSRCLKKTKSQAVSQLHGHSLSISSAYFSPCTGNRVLTSCMDDQIRIYDTSALTTKSPLLTSIRHDMHTGRWLTKLSAVWDPKREDCFVVGSMSRPRRVQVFHEKGQPQHTFVDEENLNTVLSVIAFHPTRNALLGGNASGRVHVFSD, encoded by the exons ATGGCGACAAGACGAACAAAACGCGAGGCTGTTCTGAAACTAGAGATATTG GAAATGACCCCTGTGGACCCCGAGGGACCAGTCCGGCGGTCATCACGAAACGCCCTGGCACCTAAACGCCTCCAGTACTCTCCTGAAGGCAGCACGGATAAAACACTCAAGAAGAAAAGG AAAACAAACACGCTCGATGACAAAAAGGACtttaaggaggaggaggaggaggaggaggaggatgttgaaAATGGTGATGTGGACCGCACATCT GGTGGACATGGAGGACTTTCGGCATATGAACTGGAACGCCTGGAGAACATCAGACAGAACCAAGCGTTCCTGTCTTCTATCAAGTTACTCCAG GCAACTGAGGAGTTGAAGCAGTTGACACGGCCAAAGCCTTCACAGAGGGGTCTCATGAG GTCACAAGCTGCTGTAAAAGAAGTGCTGCCAGCTCGCAAATCCCTGCGTCTccaaaacaaagaggcagagcTCTTGACACTTCCCCCTGAACCCAGGGGGGTGCTGAACTATGACCGG TCTTCGCCATCCAAGAAGCCCCCCGGCCCTCTGCTCATGGATCCAATCAACATGGAAGAGGGAAGCAAGCTGCCGTCACAACTTCTTGAGCTCTGCTCCGAG gattcaaaagaagaaaggaagatgGAGCTTGATCTGAAAGA GTACCGCTCAACCCTTAAGAACTTGAGGATAACTGAGGACAGAGTGGCCAAAGTGGTCAAGGACCGCATCTTCTCTGCTGCCTTCCACCCCTGCACCAGCAGCCTGTTGGTGGCCGCAGGAGACAAATGGGGGAAAGTTGGACTTTGGAATctg GGCGGTGATTGGGACTGTGATGGTGTGCTGCTCTTTGAGCCCCACACTCGTCCAGTGGCCTGCATGGCGTTCTCCACGGCCCATCCCACCCAGCTGCTGAGCCTCAGCTATGACGGATCTCTACGCTGCATGGATGTAGAGAAGGCTGTCTTTGATGAT GTGTATGACGTTGAGGATGGCCTGAAAACGTTTGACTTCCTGTCACATGACTGTTCGACACTAGTGGTTGGGGCCTGGTATGGAGAAGTTGCCATCGTGGATAGGCGCACCCCAGG AAACTCCTACGAGTCCCTCCACTCATTGGACCCCAAGTCTCTGCGTTGTGTTAGCGTGCACCCTTTACAGAAGCAGTACTTTGCTGTGGCAGAAAGCAA GGTAGTGAGTATTTATGACAGCAGATGCCTAAAGAAGACCAAAAGCCAGGCGGTCTCCCAGCTGCACGGCCACTCTTTAAGCATATCCAGCGCTTATTTCTCCCCTTGCACAGGCAACCGAGTTCTCACCTCCTGTATGGATGACCAAATAAG GATATATGACACATCTGCACTGACCACTAAATCTCCCTTGCTGACATCCATCAG ACATGACATGCACACAGGCCGCTGGCTGACCAAACTATCAGCGGTGTGGGACCCCAAACGGGAAGACTGCTTTGTGGTGGGAAGCATGTCGAGACCTCGGAGGGTGCAGGTGTTCCACGAAAAAGGCCAGCCGCAGCACACCTTCGTAGATGAGGAGAACCTTAACACAGTGCTGTCCGTCATTGCTTTCCACCCCACAAGGAACGCCTTACTGGGCGGCAATGCGTCGGGGCGCGTGCATGTCTTCTCTGACTGA
- the LOC139285674 gene encoding pro-cathepsin H-like → MALVVVWFITTVFTLVHLTPFILLEEEYQFKQWMSQHNRVYDTEEYYHRLHAFTENKRIIDHHNAGNHSFTMGLNQFSDMTFEEFRKSFLLTEPQNCSATKGGHVSRTGPNPEFVDWRMKGNFVTPVKNQGHCGSCWTFSTTGCLESVNAIATGKLIPLSEQQLIDCAKAFNNHGCLGGLPSQAFEYIKYNNGLMTEEDYPYKGHDDSCHFEPALAAAFVLDVVNITSYDEKAMVDAVAWLNPVSFAFEVTAEFMHYKEGVYTSTQCKNTADMVNHAVLAVGYGTEENGTPYWIVKNSWGTAWGMDGYFLIERGRNMCGLAACSSYPLPLV, encoded by the exons ATGGCGCTGGTTGTCGTCTGGTTCATCACCACCGTATTTACTTTGGTTCATTTAACACCGTTCATTTTACTCGAAG AGGAATATCAATTCAAACAGTGGATGTCACAG CACAACAGAGTTTATGACACAGAGGAGTATTACCACCGCCTCCATGCATTCACTGAGAATAAGAGGATAATTGATCACCATAATGCTGGGAATCACTCCTttacaa TGGGCCTGAATCAGTTCTCAGACATGACATTTGAGGAATTCAGGAAATCATTTCTTTTGACAGAGCCTCAG AACTGCTCAGCCACTAAAGGCGGTCATGTCAGCAGGACTGGTCCTAACCCCGAGTTTGTAGACTGGAGGATGAAAGGCAACTTTGTGACTCCTGTGAAGAATCAG gGTCACTGTGGCAGCTGCTGGACCTTCTCCACCACTGGCTGTTTGGAGTCAGTGAATGCTATCGCTACCGGGAAGCTCATACCTCTG TCCGAGCAGCAGCTGATAGACTGTGCCAAAGCCTTCAACAATCATGGATGCTTGGG TGGGCTCCCTAGCCAGGCATTTGAGTACATCAAATACAACAATGGTCTAATGACAGAGGAGGACTATCCCTACAAAGGCCAC GATGACTCCTGCCATTTTGAGCCTGCACTTGCAGCTGCTTTCGTCCTGGATGTTGTCAACATAACAAGT TATGATGAGAAGGCTATGGTTGATGCTGTGGCTTGGCTCAACCCTGTGTCCTTCGCCTTTGAGGTTACGGCTGAATTTATGCACTACAAAGAAGGTGTTTACACCAG CACCCAATGTAAGAACACAGCAGACATGGTGAATCATGCGGTCCTGGCTGTGGGTTACGGCACTGAAGAGAACGGCACGCCATATTGGATTGTGAAGAACTCTTGGGGCACAGCCTGGGGAATGGACGG ATATTTTTTGATTGAGCGAGGAAGAAACATGTGCGGACTGGCTGCATGCTCTTCCTACCCTCTACCTTTAGTCTGA